A genomic stretch from Acetobacter ascendens includes:
- a CDS encoding metal ABC transporter solute-binding protein, Zn/Mn family — protein MSMDLRKTKGASRRMLFGMVGVLGFATMGTGSAAARPLSVVAAENTWGDLAAQIAEPDMHVTSILVSPAVDPHLYAPTPGDARRVADATLVVANGAGYDAWMDHLVQASALPQAHYVRADTWSDWHEGGNAHLWYDLNAVADFAQRFEKACEQADPVHAKAYAAGAQKLQADIASVQVQAAALRPHVQGMAVAATEPLFTPLANYLGLDMKENAFQIAIMNDVEPPPVAVATFEQDLAQKKLRLLAYNVQVEEPASKHLIDLAHKAGIPILPLAEIMPQDTHWQIWIGSTLTQVAHLLGVAQ, from the coding sequence ATGAGTATGGACTTGAGAAAAACAAAAGGCGCTTCACGCCGGATGTTGTTTGGTATGGTAGGTGTGCTTGGTTTTGCAACCATGGGCACAGGTAGTGCGGCTGCGCGCCCTTTGTCTGTTGTGGCGGCAGAAAACACATGGGGGGATCTGGCAGCGCAGATTGCTGAGCCAGACATGCACGTTACATCTATACTTGTATCACCAGCGGTTGACCCGCATTTATATGCTCCTACACCGGGTGATGCGCGCCGTGTGGCAGATGCTACATTGGTTGTGGCCAATGGTGCTGGATACGATGCATGGATGGATCATTTGGTGCAGGCTTCTGCTTTGCCACAGGCGCACTATGTGCGTGCAGATACATGGTCAGACTGGCACGAGGGCGGTAATGCCCATTTATGGTATGATCTGAACGCTGTGGCAGATTTTGCTCAAAGGTTTGAAAAAGCATGCGAACAGGCAGATCCAGTACATGCAAAAGCATATGCTGCGGGGGCTCAGAAGTTGCAGGCTGATATTGCCAGCGTGCAAGTTCAGGCTGCAGCATTACGCCCACATGTACAAGGCATGGCTGTGGCAGCAACAGAACCACTGTTTACGCCTTTGGCCAACTATCTTGGTTTGGACATGAAGGAAAATGCCTTCCAGATTGCTATTATGAATGATGTTGAGCCACCCCCTGTTGCGGTAGCTACGTTTGAACAGGATCTTGCGCAAAAAAAGTTACGGTTACTTGCCTATAATGTGCAGGTAGAAGAACCAGCCAGCAAACACCTGATTGATCTGGCACATAAAGCAGGTATACCCATTTTGCCGTTGGCGGAAATTATGCCGCAGGATACGCATTGGCAGATATGGATCGGCTCAACTCTTACGCAAGTAGCGCACCTTTTGGGTGTAGCGCAGTAA
- a CDS encoding metal ABC transporter ATP-binding protein: MSSPAVQVAGVTLLRQKKTVLDNISFTVPAGSFVAVLGGNGAGKTTLFRTLLGLEKLTAGQIQIEGQPVRKGHMPIGYMPQVRGMVAAQLSGWSTVAAAQQGWKWGLPFYDKQARADIDAALAAVDAQDLAQRSVGSLSGGERQRLMLAQALLDNPHILLLDEPLASLDPARMRETAERIHALARDRHMTVLMSTHDINPLMGLMDHVLYMAHGKAVLGRVEEVMTTQTLSALYGAPVEVIKAGNRLFVVAEGGGASLQSCMCVGHGA, from the coding sequence ATGTCATCTCCTGCTGTGCAAGTGGCTGGCGTAACCTTGTTGCGCCAGAAAAAAACAGTTCTGGATAATATCAGTTTTACAGTTCCTGCAGGCAGTTTTGTGGCTGTTTTGGGTGGAAATGGGGCTGGTAAAACAACCCTGTTTAGAACTCTTTTAGGATTAGAAAAGCTCACGGCTGGCCAAATACAAATAGAAGGCCAGCCGGTGCGAAAAGGCCATATGCCGATAGGGTATATGCCGCAAGTGCGTGGCATGGTGGCTGCACAGCTTAGCGGTTGGAGCACGGTTGCCGCAGCACAGCAGGGATGGAAATGGGGCCTGCCATTTTACGACAAACAGGCCAGAGCAGATATTGATGCTGCCTTGGCTGCAGTAGATGCGCAGGATCTGGCACAGCGGTCGGTCGGCTCCCTTTCAGGGGGGGAAAGGCAGCGGCTCATGCTGGCGCAGGCCCTACTGGATAACCCTCATATTTTGCTGCTTGATGAGCCTTTGGCCAGTTTAGACCCCGCCCGTATGCGCGAAACAGCAGAACGTATTCATGCACTGGCACGAGACAGGCATATGACGGTGCTGATGTCCACCCATGATATCAATCCACTTATGGGGTTGATGGACCATGTGCTTTACATGGCACATGGCAAGGCGGTGCTAGGGCGCGTGGAAGAAGTGATGACAACCCAAACACTCAGCGCACTTTACGGTGCACCAGTTGAGGTGATTAAGGCGGGAAACAGATTGTTTGTTGTGGCAGAAGGCGGTGGAGCATCACTCCAGTCCTGCATGTGCGTGGGACATGGTGCCTGA
- a CDS encoding metal ABC transporter permease — MLDYEFMRTAFLAAFLAALVCGPVGWFLVLRGQSFASHALSHVGFAGAAAALLLGQPALLGLGFGAVGGGVAIGLVGDRLVGRDVTIGLVLSVAMGFGALCLHFLTHSASSATALLFGDILGIGPSMLGWLGALSASCLVALAFVARPLLFASLQPEQAEARGVNMRLLDILFLMIVAVATAQCAQITGVLLVFTLMIAPAAASLRMGFSPLLGMGVATLLALLEAWLGLVLAWYTNCPTAFWIAALGGSVFIAASLFCRLRGS; from the coding sequence ATGCTCGACTACGAATTTATGCGCACCGCTTTTCTGGCGGCTTTTCTGGCAGCCTTGGTGTGTGGACCTGTGGGCTGGTTTCTTGTTTTGCGAGGACAGAGCTTTGCCAGCCATGCGCTTTCGCACGTGGGTTTTGCGGGAGCCGCCGCCGCTCTTCTGTTGGGGCAACCAGCTTTGCTTGGGCTTGGGTTTGGTGCAGTAGGGGGCGGTGTTGCGATAGGGTTAGTGGGAGATAGGCTTGTAGGCCGGGATGTAACAATCGGGCTGGTGCTTTCTGTTGCCATGGGTTTTGGGGCATTATGCCTGCATTTTTTAACCCACTCTGCCAGTTCGGCCACAGCACTGCTTTTTGGAGATATTCTGGGTATTGGGCCTTCTATGCTGGGCTGGCTGGGCGCTCTTTCTGCGTCTTGTTTGGTAGCCTTGGCATTTGTGGCAAGGCCGCTTCTTTTTGCATCACTTCAGCCAGAACAAGCTGAGGCGCGGGGCGTGAATATGCGCCTGCTTGATATTCTTTTTCTTATGATTGTGGCCGTAGCTACAGCGCAATGCGCCCAGATTACAGGTGTTTTGCTGGTGTTTACGCTTATGATTGCACCTGCCGCGGCAAGTTTGCGTATGGGTTTTTCACCCTTATTGGGAATGGGCGTTGCAACGTTACTTGCGTTGCTGGAGGCATGGCTGGGTTTGGTGCTTGCTTGGTACACCAACTGCCCAACAGCATTTTGGATTGCGGCTTTAGGCGGCAGTGTATTTATAGCTGCCAGCCTATTTTGTCGCTTACGCGGAAGTTAA
- a CDS encoding flavin reductase: protein MLAPETSAYRDAMARLGAAVNIVTTGTLENPVGFTASAVCSVTDTPPTLLVCLNRGSRARQAFHEGSALCVNVLASTQQHLSNHFASPNSMQERFATGHWTALATGAPVLEEAVASFDCKISQIVEVGTHSVMFGIVQALRTHATAHGLVYFNRMYHALPHTPAPKP from the coding sequence ATGTTGGCTCCGGAGACTAGCGCCTACCGCGATGCCATGGCCCGGCTTGGCGCAGCTGTGAACATTGTTACAACAGGAACGCTGGAAAACCCTGTTGGTTTTACCGCGTCCGCAGTGTGTTCCGTAACAGACACCCCACCTACGCTGCTGGTCTGCCTGAACCGTGGAAGCCGCGCCCGCCAGGCTTTTCATGAAGGTAGCGCATTATGCGTAAACGTGCTGGCATCTACACAGCAACATCTCTCCAACCATTTTGCCAGCCCCAACTCCATGCAGGAACGGTTTGCCACCGGGCATTGGACTGCATTGGCAACAGGGGCACCTGTGCTGGAAGAGGCTGTTGCCTCGTTTGATTGCAAGATCAGCCAGATTGTAGAAGTTGGCACACACAGCGTAATGTTTGGTATTGTGCAGGCGTTACGCACCCATGCAACGGCACATGGGCTTGTTTATTTCAACAGAATGTATCACGCTCTGCCCCATACCCCGGCCCCAAAGCCCTAA
- a CDS encoding enoyl-CoA hydratase/isomerase family protein: MTEQTLSAVSGVRMQQEGHLGRIILDRPKRLNAVDISMASGIKAALQIWRNDPSIHTILLESSSTRAFCAGGDLRAIHDCLKAQGALKAYDLMQRVYDVMLLLADYKKPIVSFLDGVAMGGGIGLGGHVRYRVVTETSVLAMPETAIGLAPDAGGSWLLARAPGFSGLRRAVTGGRMNGAESVAMGFADILVSSASLTDLKEALSIEAAEHVFARLHSQPESLDVQDLDFCYDAPNILQVIEKLKAEGSEEAQEDLEALSRACPFSVQVAWYGWHRARAASSLHEAFALEENMVRHMVARPDFVEGIRARLIDKDNKPAWMPPTLTEVNEQEVQNCFNN, from the coding sequence ATGACAGAGCAAACTCTTTCCGCCGTATCTGGCGTAAGAATGCAGCAGGAAGGACATCTGGGACGTATTATTTTAGACCGTCCCAAACGATTAAATGCCGTTGATATCAGTATGGCCAGTGGCATAAAAGCGGCTTTGCAGATATGGCGGAATGATCCGTCTATTCACACCATTCTCCTGGAAAGCAGTAGCACGCGTGCCTTTTGCGCGGGGGGAGACCTACGCGCCATTCATGATTGCCTGAAAGCCCAAGGGGCATTGAAGGCATACGACCTTATGCAGCGTGTGTATGATGTTATGCTGCTGTTGGCAGATTACAAAAAACCCATTGTTTCTTTTTTAGATGGCGTGGCTATGGGCGGCGGTATCGGTTTGGGTGGCCATGTGCGGTATCGGGTAGTTACGGAAACATCTGTGCTGGCCATGCCTGAAACAGCTATTGGTTTGGCCCCGGATGCAGGAGGTAGCTGGCTGTTAGCTCGTGCGCCGGGTTTTTCTGGCTTACGGCGTGCGGTTACCGGTGGGCGCATGAACGGAGCAGAGTCTGTAGCCATGGGGTTTGCAGATATTCTGGTTTCATCAGCTTCTCTTACAGATTTGAAAGAGGCATTGAGTATTGAGGCTGCAGAGCATGTATTTGCCCGCCTCCATTCCCAGCCCGAAAGTCTGGACGTGCAAGATCTCGATTTTTGTTACGATGCACCAAATATCTTGCAGGTTATTGAAAAGCTGAAAGCGGAAGGATCAGAAGAGGCGCAGGAGGATCTGGAGGCTTTATCTCGTGCCTGTCCGTTTTCTGTGCAGGTAGCATGGTATGGGTGGCACCGGGCGCGTGCAGCTTCCTCATTACATGAAGCTTTTGCTCTTGAGGAAAATATGGTGCGCCATATGGTGGCTCGGCCTGATTTTGTAGAGGGTATTCGGGCACGCTTGATTGATAAAGACAACAAACCAGCGTGGATGCCGCCAACTTTGACAGAAGTGAATGAGCAGGAAGTTCAGAATTGCTTTAATAACTAA
- a CDS encoding IS5 family transposase, translating into MMTQSGFFDVEERLARLSGLGDQLEAFSQTVDFEVFRPELNKALAYSDRSKGGRPPFDPVLMFKILVIQTLNNLSDERTEYLINDRLSFMRFLGLGLSDRVPDAKTVWLFRERLTQAGAIDVLFNRFDATLRNAGYLPMSGQILDATLVAAPKQRNTNEEKADLREGRIPQDWQDKPSKLSHKDRHARWTLKFTKAKRQDDGSMPATDLAIPFFGYKSHVSIDRKFRLIRKWKATDAAASDGARLREGLLDKTNMASTVWADTAYRSKANEDFMDKHGFVSKVHRKKPHLKPMPRHIQRSNAGKSVIRSRVEHVFADQKSQTGLFIRTVGITRATMRIGLANIVYNMRRFLLLERINASA; encoded by the coding sequence CGTCCGGAGCTGAACAAGGCGTTGGCCTATTCAGACAGAAGCAAAGGCGGGCGTCCTCCGTTTGATCCAGTGCTAATGTTCAAAATTCTGGTCATCCAGACGCTGAACAATTTGTCCGACGAACGGACGGAATACCTGATCAACGACCGCCTGTCCTTCATGCGCTTTCTTGGTCTGGGGCTGTCTGACCGCGTGCCTGATGCCAAGACCGTCTGGCTGTTTCGTGAGCGTCTGACACAGGCGGGAGCAATTGATGTTTTGTTCAACCGCTTTGATGCGACCCTGCGGAATGCCGGTTATCTCCCCATGTCAGGTCAGATCCTGGATGCTACACTGGTAGCGGCCCCAAAGCAGCGCAATACCAATGAAGAGAAGGCCGATCTGCGCGAAGGACGGATCCCGCAGGATTGGCAGGACAAGCCCTCAAAGCTGTCCCATAAAGATCGTCATGCCCGATGGACATTGAAGTTCACGAAAGCAAAGCGTCAGGATGACGGGAGTATGCCCGCAACAGATCTGGCCATCCCTTTCTTTGGCTATAAATCGCATGTTTCCATCGACCGGAAATTTCGGCTGATCCGCAAATGGAAAGCGACCGATGCAGCGGCCAGCGATGGTGCCAGACTACGCGAGGGCCTGCTGGATAAAACCAATATGGCATCAACAGTCTGGGCGGATACAGCCTACCGCTCAAAAGCCAATGAGGACTTCATGGACAAGCATGGCTTTGTCTCGAAGGTTCACAGGAAAAAGCCTCATCTCAAGCCGATGCCACGACATATCCAGAGATCCAACGCCGGAAAGTCCGTTATTCGGTCGCGTGTCGAGCATGTTTTTGCCGATCAGAAATCGCAGACAGGACTGTTCATACGAACCGTAGGGATAACCCGAGCCACCATGAGGATCGGGCTGGCCAATATCGTCTATAATATGCGCCGCTTTCTCCTCCTGGAGCGGATTAACGCGAGCGCGTAG